A stretch of Mucilaginibacter terrae DNA encodes these proteins:
- the trxA gene encoding thioredoxin, which translates to MALEITDANFDELVLKSDKPVLVDFWAEWCGPCRMVGPVVEEIAKEYDGQAVVGKVNVDNNPGISMKFGIRNIPALLFFKNGEIVDKQIGAVPKSVLTEKLGKQLA; encoded by the coding sequence ATGGCTTTAGAAATTACCGATGCTAACTTTGATGAGTTAGTATTAAAATCAGATAAACCGGTATTAGTTGACTTTTGGGCAGAATGGTGTGGTCCGTGTCGTATGGTAGGTCCGGTTGTAGAGGAAATTGCCAAAGAATATGACGGCCAGGCAGTTGTAGGCAAAGTTAACGTAGATAATAACCCCGGTATTTCAATGAAATTCGGTATCCGTAATATCCCTGCCTTATTATTCTTTAAAAACGGCGAAATTGTTGACAAACAAATTGGTGCTGTGCCAAAATCGGTACTAACCGAAAAATTAGGCAAACAGCTTGCATAA
- a CDS encoding sugar O-acetyltransferase, which translates to MKTEKQKMLSGEYYLANDPELVKDRTDCKRLLHQLNVTEYVASDKTKAILDKLIPNAPANLYIEPPFHCDYGYNITCGDNVYFNVNCVVLDVMAVNIGSNVFCAPGVQIYTATHPLNAEQRRSQENAEPVTIGHDCWIGGGAIICPGVTVGNRCVIGAGAVVTKDIPDDSLAVGNPARVIRKLN; encoded by the coding sequence ATGAAAACCGAAAAGCAAAAAATGCTCAGCGGCGAATACTACCTCGCCAATGATCCTGAACTGGTTAAGGATCGTACCGATTGTAAACGCCTGTTACATCAACTCAACGTGACCGAGTATGTGGCGAGCGATAAAACTAAAGCTATACTGGATAAGCTCATACCCAACGCACCGGCTAACTTATACATTGAGCCACCGTTTCACTGCGATTATGGCTACAACATAACCTGTGGCGATAATGTGTACTTCAACGTAAACTGTGTGGTGCTCGACGTAATGGCAGTAAATATTGGCAGTAACGTGTTTTGTGCTCCCGGTGTACAAATATATACGGCAACCCATCCGCTTAATGCCGAACAACGCCGCAGCCAGGAAAATGCCGAACCCGTAACCATTGGCCATGATTGCTGGATAGGGGGCGGAGCCATTATCTGTCCCGGAGTAACCGTTGGCAACCGTTGTGTAATAGGGGCAGGGGCTGTGGTAACTAAAGATATACCTGATGATTCATTAGCAGTGGGTAATCCGGCAAGAGTGATACGTAAGTTGAATTAG